The following coding sequences lie in one Flavobacteriales bacterium genomic window:
- a CDS encoding ABC transporter substrate-binding protein encodes MKKLIYLMIATSLIFVGCGGNDNKDKNSTKVAQGGVKYGGVFKINETEDFRSLYPLNVTEVVAHRITNQVYQGLVKLNQEDLSVMPSLAEKWEINEDATSFTFYLRKGVMFHDNQCFKDGKGRELKASDVKYCLDKVCESTPENQMYWLFKDKVKGAPEYFQSTIDKKPLAGGVEGVKVIDDYTIQINLSYPFAGFLKIVSHSACWVYPKEAYDMYGIDMRINCVGTGPFKVKTIKESETVILENNPNYWGVDQYGNKLPYLDGIKFSFVKEKKAELLEFKKGNLDMVYRLPLEMIKDVVGELEDAKKGGNKPYIMQVVPAMSVVYLGMQTKLPPFDNIDVRKAFNYAVNKNDIVTYTLQGEGRAGVNGIVPPFKGYDYENVKGYVCDPEKAREHLKKAGYPGGKGFPEITLQINSGGGDRNVQIAEVVQKMLAENLGVKIKIEQLQFPQHLENLETGKALFWRSAWIADYPDPENFLNLLYGGHVPADISTKSFINSVRYQSAAFDTKFNEALREIDEAKRYELFRQADQIAVDDAATLPIFYDENTRLIQVYVKNFPSNAMEYRDMTEVYFDKD; translated from the coding sequence ATGAAAAAATTAATCTATTTAATGATTGCTACATCGCTAATCTTTGTTGGTTGTGGTGGTAATGACAATAAAGATAAAAATAGCACTAAGGTTGCTCAAGGTGGTGTTAAATATGGTGGTGTTTTTAAAATTAACGAAACAGAAGATTTTAGAAGTTTATATCCTTTAAACGTTACTGAAGTTGTAGCTCATAGAATTACTAATCAAGTTTATCAGGGTTTAGTAAAATTGAATCAGGAAGATTTGAGTGTTATGCCTTCATTAGCTGAAAAATGGGAAATTAATGAAGACGCTACTTCATTTACCTTTTACTTAAGAAAAGGAGTGATGTTTCATGATAATCAGTGTTTTAAAGATGGAAAAGGTAGAGAGTTAAAAGCTAGCGATGTAAAGTATTGTTTAGATAAAGTTTGTGAAAGTACTCCTGAAAATCAAATGTATTGGTTGTTTAAGGATAAAGTTAAAGGCGCTCCAGAATATTTTCAATCAACTATTGATAAAAAACCTCTAGCAGGTGGAGTTGAGGGTGTTAAAGTAATTGATGATTACACAATTCAAATAAACTTGAGCTATCCTTTTGCAGGATTTTTAAAAATAGTTAGTCACTCAGCTTGTTGGGTTTATCCTAAAGAAGCCTATGATATGTATGGTATTGATATGAGAATTAATTGTGTTGGTACAGGTCCATTCAAGGTAAAAACTATTAAAGAATCTGAAACTGTTATTCTTGAAAACAATCCAAACTATTGGGGTGTAGATCAATATGGTAATAAATTGCCTTATTTAGATGGTATTAAATTTTCATTTGTAAAAGAGAAAAAAGCTGAGCTTTTAGAGTTTAAAAAAGGAAACCTTGATATGGTTTATCGTTTGCCTTTAGAAATGATAAAAGATGTAGTGGGAGAATTAGAAGATGCTAAAAAAGGTGGAAACAAACCATACATTATGCAAGTTGTTCCAGCTATGAGTGTTGTGTATTTAGGTATGCAAACTAAACTACCTCCTTTTGACAATATTGATGTTCGTAAAGCATTTAACTATGCTGTGAACAAAAATGATATCGTTACTTATACGTTGCAAGGTGAAGGTAGAGCAGGGGTAAACGGTATTGTTCCTCCGTTTAAAGGATATGATTATGAAAACGTAAAAGGATACGTTTGTGATCCAGAAAAAGCAAGAGAACATTTGAAGAAAGCAGGTTACCCAGGAGGTAAAGGTTTCCCAGAAATAACACTTCAAATAAATTCAGGTGGAGGTGATAGAAATGTTCAAATTGCTGAAGTTGTACAAAAAATGCTTGCTGAAAATTTAGGTGTTAAAATCAAAATTGAACAATTACAATTTCCTCAGCATTTAGAAAATTTAGAAACAGGAAAGGCATTGTTTTGGCGTTCTGCTTGGATTGCAGATTATCCAGATCCTGAGAATTTCTTAAATTTATTGTATGGCGGACATGTTCCTGCTGATATTTCTACAAAATCTTTTATTAACTCTGTTAGATACCAAAGTGCTGCTTTTGACACTAAATTTAATGAGGCTCTAAGAGAGATTGATGAAGCAAAAAGATATGAATTGTTTAGACAAGCAGATCAGATTGCTGTTGATGATGCAGCTACTTTACCAATTTTTTACGATGAGAATACTCGTTTAATTCAAGTTTATGTTAAAAACTTCCCGTCTAATGCTATGGAATATAGAGATATGACAGAAGTTTATTTTGATAAGGATTAA
- a CDS encoding DUF420 domain-containing protein: MKSSNPYKSLIVFLSIVIPIAVAILYVLPKTETTLFSFLPLLNACINGTTFFVLCFALIAIKKKNIVLHKKLMWSALVLSTLFLLSYVLYHATTPSTSFGGEGVLKTIYLFILLTHISLSAVVVPLVLITFSRALAEKFDKHKKIARITLPIWLYVTLTGVLVYILISPYY, translated from the coding sequence ATGAAGTCTAGCAATCCTTACAAATCACTCATTGTCTTTCTTTCAATTGTAATACCCATTGCTGTTGCTATATTGTATGTTTTACCTAAAACAGAAACCACACTATTTTCGTTCCTTCCGCTATTAAACGCCTGTATTAATGGCACAACTTTTTTTGTGTTGTGTTTTGCATTAATAGCCATAAAAAAGAAAAATATTGTGTTACACAAAAAATTGATGTGGTCGGCATTGGTTTTGTCAACCTTATTCTTGTTGTCATACGTGTTATATCATGCAACAACACCATCAACCTCTTTTGGTGGAGAAGGAGTTTTAAAAACAATTTACTTGTTTATTCTACTGACCCACATCTCACTCTCTGCTGTTGTGGTGCCATTAGTCTTAATTACTTTTTCGAGAGCATTGGCAGAGAAATTTGACAAGCATAAAAAAATTGCTAGAATAACCTTGCCTATTTGGCTTTATGTAACCTTAACTGGAGTATTGGTTTATATCTTAATATCTCCTTACTACTAA
- the cyoE gene encoding protoheme IX farnesyltransferase: MSITKAENITTIGFLEKLKSYAALFKLKITVFVVISAIFGYFIGATEFSFVSVLLLTVGGLFITSSANAFNQIIERNHDLLMERTKNRPLPQQKLSVNETLIVSFLLGISGVLILGLLLNPLSGILGLLAIFMYVAVYTPLKRVSTFGVFVGAFPGAFPPMLGWVAATGSFSLEAGILFFIQFVWQFPHFWAIAWRLHKDYNQAGFKMLPFNAKNRTSAVIILLSSIALFTSSFLPEFFGIAGRIATIGLFVLSFLMVIPSIKLAQTLDDKYALRIMLLSYLYLIFSLFFILIDKA; encoded by the coding sequence ATGTCAATAACTAAAGCAGAAAATATTACTACAATTGGTTTTTTAGAAAAACTAAAAAGCTATGCTGCTTTATTTAAGTTAAAGATTACTGTATTCGTAGTAATTTCAGCCATTTTTGGTTACTTTATAGGAGCTACCGAATTTTCTTTTGTTTCTGTTTTATTACTTACTGTAGGTGGATTGTTTATCACTTCTTCAGCCAATGCTTTTAATCAAATTATTGAACGCAACCACGACTTGTTGATGGAACGAACCAAAAACAGACCATTACCTCAACAAAAACTATCTGTAAACGAAACCTTAATTGTTTCTTTTTTGCTTGGTATTTCGGGTGTTTTAATTCTTGGATTGCTCTTAAACCCTTTAAGTGGAATTTTAGGTTTACTAGCAATTTTTATGTATGTAGCTGTTTACACTCCATTAAAAAGAGTTTCTACCTTTGGTGTTTTTGTGGGAGCTTTTCCAGGAGCTTTTCCTCCAATGTTGGGCTGGGTTGCTGCAACAGGAAGTTTTAGTTTAGAGGCTGGAATTTTATTTTTCATCCAATTTGTATGGCAATTCCCTCATTTTTGGGCTATTGCTTGGCGACTACATAAAGATTACAATCAGGCAGGCTTTAAAATGTTACCTTTTAATGCTAAAAACCGAACAAGTGCTGTAATTATACTTCTAAGTTCTATTGCCTTATTTACAAGCAGTTTTCTTCCTGAATTTTTTGGAATAGCTGGTAGAATTGCTACAATTGGGTTATTTGTTTTGTCATTTTTAATGGTAATACCTAGTATTAAACTAGCACAAACTTTAGATGACAAATATGCTTTAAGAATAATGCTACTATCTTACCTTTACCTGATTTTCTCATTGTTTTTTATTTTGATTGATAAAGCTTAA
- the secA gene encoding preprotein translocase subunit SecA, whose protein sequence is MAGAGLLNKVLKAFLGSKTDRDLKELSPIVEKTAQVYQTLQSISNDELRSKTSAFKAKIADKTKASEEKIAELKNAIENDLKLSIQEKEEIYNQIDAIEKEILAQIEEVLLEIQHEAFAVIKETSRRFAENKTIEVTASDMDRDIAAKHDHVEINGDKATYHNSWLAAGAEVTWAMVHYDVQLIGGSVLHQGKVAEMQTGEGKTLVATLPVYLNALAGKGVHLVTVNDYLAKRDSEWMAPIFEFHGLTVDCIDKHQPNSPERRKAYLADITYGTNNEFGFDYLRDNMARTPEDLVQRKHHYAIVDEVDSVLIDDARTPLIISGPTPKGDKHEFHELKPRVEKLVAAQRKFVTEALSEAKKLLTPLINGEKISKEDQEKGGLALLRAHRGLPKNSALIKFLSEQGIKAVLQKTENYHMQDQNKEMPKADAALFFVVDEKSNSVELTEQGVDLITGSGDDAKFFVMPDIGSEVAEIEKSTASEQDKLIMKERMIQDYSVKAERIHTINQLLKAYAMFEKDVEYVVMDNKVKIVDEQTGRIMEGRRYSDGLHQAIEAKENVKVEAATQTYATVTLQNYFRMYHKLAGMTGTAETESQELWDIYKLDVVIIPTNKPILRDDREDLVYKTKREKYTAVIDEIVSLVNQKRPVLVGTTSVEISELLGRMLKMKGISHNVLNAKLHQREAEIVAGAGKAGAVTIATNMAGRGTDIKLGEGVKEAGGLAIIGTERHDSRRVDRQLRGRAGRQGDPGSSQFFVSLEDDLMRLFNSERIIKLMDRMGLEDGEVIQHSMVTKSIERAQKKVEENNFGIRKRLLEYDDIMNSQREVVYTKRRNALYGERMGVEISNMIYDVCEDLINESQEVEDFETFKLELIRLLALQTPFSEEDFINSKSGELIEDLHELAINHYYKKSELIAQMAYPVIKDVYENQGAQYENILVPITDGMKVLNVSTPLEKTYNTECRELIKAIEKNVILAMIDEDWKEHLREMDELKQSVQGAVYEQKDPLLIYKFEAFKLFNSMLLKINKEVVRFLMKSGLPQPKEGQAEVEAKEAPASVKNDLANLKMSRPDYTSSNTGNPEQEQPKAQPVRVEKKVGRNDACPCGSGKKYKQCHGK, encoded by the coding sequence ATGGCAGGAGCTGGATTATTAAATAAAGTACTAAAAGCTTTTTTAGGAAGTAAAACAGATAGAGATTTAAAAGAATTATCTCCTATAGTTGAAAAAACAGCACAAGTATATCAAACGTTACAATCAATATCAAACGATGAGTTGCGTTCTAAAACAAGTGCGTTTAAAGCTAAAATAGCTGATAAAACAAAAGCATCTGAAGAAAAAATAGCAGAATTAAAAAATGCTATTGAAAACGATTTAAAACTCTCTATTCAAGAAAAAGAGGAAATATACAATCAAATTGATGCGATAGAAAAAGAGATATTAGCTCAAATTGAGGAAGTTCTTTTAGAAATTCAGCATGAAGCATTTGCCGTTATTAAAGAAACTTCAAGGCGATTTGCTGAAAATAAAACCATAGAAGTAACTGCTTCAGACATGGATAGAGATATTGCTGCAAAGCATGACCATGTTGAAATTAACGGGGATAAGGCAACTTATCATAATTCGTGGTTGGCTGCTGGAGCTGAGGTTACTTGGGCAATGGTTCATTATGATGTTCAGTTAATTGGGGGTAGTGTTTTACATCAAGGTAAGGTTGCTGAGATGCAAACGGGTGAAGGTAAAACATTGGTAGCAACTCTGCCTGTTTATTTGAATGCACTTGCAGGTAAAGGAGTTCATTTGGTTACAGTTAATGATTATCTTGCAAAAAGAGACTCGGAGTGGATGGCTCCAATTTTTGAATTTCATGGGTTAACTGTTGATTGTATTGATAAACATCAACCAAACTCACCAGAAAGACGAAAAGCATATTTAGCAGACATTACCTACGGAACAAATAACGAGTTTGGTTTCGATTATTTAAGAGACAATATGGCACGTACGCCAGAAGATTTGGTTCAACGTAAACATCATTATGCAATTGTCGATGAGGTTGATTCTGTATTGATTGATGATGCTAGAACACCGTTGATTATTTCTGGACCAACTCCAAAAGGTGATAAACATGAATTTCATGAATTAAAACCAAGAGTTGAAAAATTAGTAGCCGCTCAACGAAAATTTGTAACCGAAGCATTGAGTGAGGCAAAAAAATTGCTTACACCATTAATTAATGGTGAAAAAATAAGTAAGGAGGATCAAGAAAAAGGAGGGTTAGCATTGTTGAGAGCGCACAGAGGGTTGCCTAAAAATAGTGCATTAATTAAGTTTTTGAGTGAGCAAGGTATTAAAGCTGTTTTACAAAAAACAGAAAATTATCACATGCAAGACCAAAATAAAGAAATGCCAAAAGCAGATGCTGCTTTGTTTTTTGTGGTTGATGAAAAATCAAATTCGGTTGAGTTAACTGAGCAAGGTGTTGATTTAATTACTGGTTCTGGAGATGATGCAAAGTTTTTTGTGATGCCAGATATCGGTTCTGAAGTTGCTGAAATTGAAAAATCAACTGCTTCTGAACAAGATAAGCTTATCATGAAAGAAAGAATGATTCAAGATTATTCTGTAAAAGCTGAGCGTATTCATACCATTAATCAATTACTGAAGGCTTATGCTATGTTTGAAAAAGATGTGGAATATGTAGTAATGGATAACAAAGTAAAAATTGTTGATGAGCAGACTGGGCGTATCATGGAGGGTAGAAGATATTCTGACGGATTACATCAAGCCATTGAAGCAAAAGAAAATGTAAAAGTAGAAGCTGCAACTCAAACTTATGCAACAGTTACGTTGCAAAATTACTTTAGAATGTACCACAAGTTAGCGGGTATGACGGGTACAGCTGAGACCGAATCGCAAGAGCTTTGGGATATTTATAAATTGGATGTGGTTATTATTCCTACCAACAAACCTATTTTAAGAGATGATAGAGAAGACTTGGTTTATAAAACAAAACGTGAAAAATATACGGCAGTTATTGATGAAATCGTTTCGTTAGTAAATCAAAAAAGACCAGTTTTAGTTGGTACAACATCGGTAGAAATTTCTGAACTTTTAGGGAGAATGCTTAAAATGAAAGGAATAAGTCATAATGTATTAAATGCAAAATTGCATCAACGAGAAGCTGAAATAGTTGCTGGAGCTGGTAAAGCTGGAGCGGTTACCATTGCAACCAACATGGCGGGTCGTGGTACAGATATTAAATTAGGAGAAGGAGTTAAAGAAGCTGGAGGTTTAGCTATTATTGGTACCGAACGTCATGATTCTCGTCGTGTTGACCGTCAGTTGAGAGGTCGTGCTGGTCGTCAGGGTGACCCAGGCTCTTCTCAGTTTTTCGTGTCATTAGAAGATGATTTAATGCGTTTATTTAATTCGGAACGTATTATCAAGTTAATGGATAGAATGGGGTTAGAGGATGGTGAAGTTATTCAACATTCAATGGTTACCAAATCTATTGAAAGAGCTCAGAAAAAGGTTGAAGAAAATAATTTTGGAATTCGAAAAAGATTGTTGGAGTACGATGATATTATGAATTCGCAACGTGAAGTTGTTTACACAAAACGTAGAAATGCGTTGTATGGTGAGCGTATGGGTGTTGAAATTTCTAACATGATTTACGATGTGTGTGAGGATTTGATAAATGAAAGTCAAGAGGTTGAGGATTTTGAAACATTTAAGTTAGAATTGATAAGGTTGCTGGCTCTTCAAACACCTTTCTCAGAAGAAGATTTTATTAATAGCAAGTCTGGAGAGTTAATCGAAGATTTACATGAATTAGCGATTAATCATTATTACAAAAAATCGGAATTGATTGCTCAAATGGCATATCCTGTAATTAAGGATGTTTATGAAAATCAAGGAGCACAATATGAAAATATTTTAGTTCCGATTACTGATGGAATGAAGGTGTTAAATGTTTCTACCCCATTAGAAAAAACATATAATACCGAATGTAGAGAGTTGATTAAAGCAATAGAGAAAAATGTTATTCTTGCCATGATTGATGAGGATTGGAAGGAGCATTTAAGGGAAATGGACGAGTTGAAACAATCGGTACAAGGAGCTGTTTACGAACAAAAAGATCCGTTATTGATTTACAAATTTGAAGCATTTAAGCTGTTTAACAGTATGTTGCTTAAAATAAACAAAGAAGTTGTTCGGTTTTTAATGAAGAGCGGTTTGCCTCAACCAAAAGAAGGACAAGCAGAAGTTGAAGCAAAAGAAGCTCCTGCATCTGTAAAAAATGATTTGGCTAATTTAAAAATGAGCAGACCAGATTATACTTCTTCAAATACTGGTAATCCAGAACAAGAGCAACCAAAAGCTCAGCCAGTAAGGGTTGAGAAAAAAGTGGGTAGAAATGATGCTTGTCCGTGTGGAAGTGGAAAAAAATACAAGCAATGTCATGGAAAATAA
- a CDS encoding S8 family serine peptidase, whose amino-acid sequence MKNKLSLIVGLLFSSLAFSQTYSPDFLDGSVLVKLKKNVKTIEVLKENAESIVKRESFKDFPEIQKALASYNLTEINRPVYYTGKEELQKICRIKFSDFSKIDEVVEKLSALDVLEYAEKEPIYKIDLVPNDPQYSSSTSIWYHNLVGSTTAWDISLGSNQIKVAVVDNAVYSNHSDLTTFKQYDVADNDNDATPPLQYGSDQGWSHGTHCAGLATADVNNGIGMASLGAQVELIGVKCTPNSAASSNSVYYSFDGVSWACANGANVVSMSFGGPTSSASFQNLINAYPEIVFVAAAGNDGVSTLSYPGAYNNVICVGSVNGNNSPSSFTNYNGGTQWVDIASPGGGAGSSSFGGLLSTVYTTGGNSYGNMSGTSMACPFAAGLVGSMLSLNPTLTPAQIENCLKTTGVTTGGTRDIGKRINATAALNCVAATVTGDPLVQFSGSPVSIFEGQSVTFFDQSVDGGNTITNWTWSFPGGSPNSFVGQTPPPITYASAGQYSVTLTVTNSQSTQAKTRTNYVNVSLEPYGEWIIQNTGFTATSTGVGHIDIVDINTAWAVAYDGTGGGANIQAFTKTTNGGTTWTPQTINVGNTGLGISMISAIDATTAWLAAYPNAAGQIGGIWKTTNGGTSWTRQATATYNNSASFTNVVHFWDANNGFCQGDPIGAGNGEFELYTTTNGGTTWTLVPGANIPNPLAGEYGYVRDIEVIGDTVWFGTNMGRLYHSVNRGLNWNVYQTPETDMGNANYSFRDGSTGLLTTGGVVHKTTDGGANWTQLTTTGSVFTNGLCFIEGTDVAFTTGTGSSYSEDGGLNWNIIDTDQHTYVEFINPSVGWSGAFTVSPSEHGIWKWNNLNSNLDCDFTATPLNVCVGDTVQFTDLTTGGNVTNWAWSFYGGTASSVNAQNPTVTYSTAGTYSVQLTVTDSLGQTTKSKGAYITVVSPPVAPVGVGGPATVCQDSIVTYTAVGGSAQYFYVWTLPSDWFGSSIATTINATVGTMSGTVTVASSNACGLSTVRSKTVTVNNCAVGIDDITSSVLNVYPNPAAESLMIATDGKLVNNNIRVVDMLGKTVLNDKILSNTHRIDINSLSRGMYFLVIDGVDNPYKFVKE is encoded by the coding sequence ATGAAAAATAAATTATCATTAATCGTCGGACTGCTTTTTAGTAGTTTGGCATTTTCACAAACCTATAGCCCCGATTTTTTGGATGGTTCAGTTCTTGTGAAGCTTAAGAAAAATGTAAAAACAATTGAAGTTCTTAAAGAAAACGCTGAATCAATTGTAAAGCGCGAAAGTTTCAAGGATTTTCCGGAAATACAAAAGGCATTAGCTTCTTATAACCTAACAGAAATAAATAGACCAGTATATTACACTGGAAAAGAAGAATTACAAAAAATTTGTAGAATTAAATTTAGTGATTTCTCAAAAATTGATGAAGTTGTAGAGAAGTTAAGCGCACTAGATGTTTTAGAATATGCAGAGAAGGAACCTATTTATAAAATTGATTTAGTTCCTAATGATCCACAGTATTCAAGTTCAACTAGTATCTGGTATCATAATTTAGTTGGTTCAACAACTGCTTGGGATATTAGTTTAGGAAGTAATCAAATAAAAGTTGCTGTTGTTGATAATGCTGTTTATTCTAACCATTCAGATTTAACAACATTTAAGCAATATGATGTTGCAGATAATGATAATGATGCAACACCACCGTTACAATACGGTTCAGATCAAGGTTGGTCGCATGGTACACATTGTGCTGGTTTAGCTACTGCTGATGTTAATAATGGTATCGGTATGGCTTCATTAGGTGCACAAGTTGAATTGATTGGAGTTAAATGTACTCCAAATTCTGCTGCATCATCAAATAGTGTTTATTATAGTTTTGATGGTGTTTCTTGGGCATGTGCGAATGGTGCTAATGTTGTTAGTATGTCTTTTGGCGGACCAACTTCAAGTGCTTCTTTCCAAAATTTAATTAATGCATATCCTGAAATTGTTTTCGTTGCTGCAGCTGGTAATGATGGGGTTTCTACTCTTTCATATCCAGGAGCTTATAATAATGTAATTTGTGTTGGTTCAGTTAACGGAAATAATTCTCCTTCTAGTTTTACAAACTATAATGGAGGTACTCAATGGGTAGATATTGCATCACCAGGTGGGGGTGCTGGTTCAAGTAGTTTTGGAGGGTTGTTAAGTACAGTATACACTACTGGGGGTAATAGCTATGGAAATATGTCAGGAACTTCAATGGCATGTCCTTTTGCTGCTGGTTTAGTTGGATCAATGTTAAGTTTGAATCCAACATTAACACCTGCTCAAATTGAAAATTGTTTAAAAACTACTGGTGTTACTACTGGTGGAACTAGAGATATAGGAAAAAGAATAAATGCTACTGCTGCTTTAAATTGTGTAGCTGCTACTGTTACGGGCGACCCTTTGGTTCAGTTTAGTGGTTCTCCAGTTTCTATTTTTGAAGGTCAGTCTGTTACATTTTTTGACCAATCTGTGGATGGCGGAAATACAATAACTAACTGGACATGGTCTTTCCCTGGAGGTTCACCAAACTCATTTGTTGGACAAACCCCACCTCCTATTACTTATGCTTCTGCTGGACAGTATAGTGTAACGTTAACAGTTACTAACTCTCAAAGTACTCAAGCTAAAACTAGAACGAATTATGTTAATGTGAGTCTAGAACCATATGGTGAGTGGATTATTCAAAATACTGGGTTCACAGCTACATCAACAGGTGTTGGACATATCGATATCGTTGATATTAATACTGCTTGGGCTGTCGCTTATGATGGTACAGGTGGTGGTGCTAATATTCAAGCGTTTACTAAAACTACTAATGGAGGTACTACATGGACTCCTCAAACTATAAATGTAGGAAATACTGGATTAGGTATTTCAATGATTTCTGCTATTGATGCAACTACAGCTTGGTTAGCAGCGTATCCAAATGCTGCAGGTCAAATAGGAGGTATATGGAAAACTACTAACGGTGGAACATCTTGGACAAGACAAGCAACTGCTACGTACAATAATTCAGCTTCATTTACAAATGTTGTTCATTTCTGGGATGCTAATAACGGTTTTTGTCAAGGTGACCCAATAGGAGCTGGTAATGGTGAATTTGAGTTGTATACTACAACAAACGGAGGAACTACTTGGACACTTGTTCCTGGAGCTAATATTCCCAATCCATTAGCTGGAGAATATGGTTATGTAAGAGATATAGAAGTAATAGGTGATACGGTATGGTTTGGAACGAATATGGGTAGATTATATCATTCTGTAAATAGAGGTTTAAACTGGAATGTTTACCAAACCCCTGAAACAGATATGGGAAATGCAAATTACTCATTTAGAGACGGATCTACAGGATTATTAACGACTGGAGGCGTAGTTCATAAGACAACTGATGGTGGCGCTAACTGGACTCAATTGACTACAACAGGTTCAGTATTTACAAATGGATTATGTTTTATTGAAGGCACTGATGTTGCTTTTACAACTGGAACAGGATCTTCTTATTCTGAAGATGGTGGTTTAAATTGGAATATTATTGATACTGATCAACATACTTATGTAGAATTTATTAATCCTTCTGTGGGTTGGTCAGGTGCATTTACTGTAAGTCCAAGTGAACATGGTATATGGAAATGGAATAATTTAAATTCTAATTTAGATTGTGACTTTACTGCTACTCCGCTTAATGTTTGTGTGGGTGATACGGTACAATTTACTGATTTAACTACGGGAGGTAATGTTACTAACTGGGCATGGTCATTTTATGGAGGAACTGCCTCTAGTGTGAATGCTCAAAACCCAACAGTTACTTATTCAACAGCTGGAACATATAGTGTTCAATTAACAGTAACAGATAGCCTTGGTCAAACAACGAAGTCTAAAGGTGCTTATATTACTGTTGTTAGTCCTCCAGTTGCTCCAGTTGGAGTAGGTGGTCCAGCAACAGTTTGTCAAGATTCTATTGTAACCTATACTGCTGTTGGTGGTTCTGCTCAATATTTTTATGTTTGGACATTACCAAGTGATTGGTTTGGATCTAGTATTGCAACAACAATAAATGCTACTGTTGGAACAATGTCTGGTACTGTAACTGTTGCTTCATCAAATGCATGTGGTTTAAGTACAGTTAGAAGTAAAACTGTAACTGTTAATAATTGTGCAGTAGGTATTGATGATATTACATCTTCAGTATTAAATGTTTACCCTAACCCAGCAGCTGAATCATTAATGATTGCTACTGATGGAAAATTGGTAAATAATAACATTAGAGTAGTTGATATGCTTGGTAAAACAGTATTGAATGATAAAATATTAAGCAATACTCATAGAATTGATATCAATTCATTATCAAGAGGAATGTACTTCTTAGTGATTGATGGAGTTGACAATCCATATAAATTTGTTAAAGAGTAA